The following are encoded together in the Salinibacterium sp. UTAS2018 genome:
- a CDS encoding CGNR zinc finger domain-containing protein: MPHPETTAPTVTPATTPAPTPTADNAGGATGQWFTSSTSRQWWFDSGARALDFAYTGAMGNNPAWERLNTPADLATWLEGRFEACDGTVTDRDLTDAKGLREAIASIATTLSVNGTPDSRQVDIINLFAATPDVPPRLTGGSLQAGRTRVRTGQALATLAREAVFLFGDDQLERIRECAADDCALVFYDESRSNNRRWCSMQRCGNRAKVRSHRARNAAR, translated from the coding sequence GTGCCTCATCCCGAAACCACTGCTCCTACTGTCACGCCCGCAACTACGCCCGCCCCCACGCCCACCGCCGATAATGCCGGTGGCGCCACTGGCCAGTGGTTCACCTCGAGCACGTCACGGCAGTGGTGGTTTGACTCGGGTGCGCGTGCCCTCGACTTCGCCTACACCGGCGCGATGGGCAACAATCCCGCGTGGGAACGACTGAACACTCCTGCCGATCTGGCGACCTGGCTCGAGGGCCGCTTTGAGGCCTGCGATGGCACGGTGACCGATCGCGACCTCACTGACGCGAAGGGCTTGCGCGAAGCGATTGCCTCGATCGCCACCACGCTTAGCGTGAACGGCACTCCCGACTCTCGCCAGGTCGACATCATCAATCTTTTTGCTGCGACCCCGGATGTTCCGCCCCGGCTGACCGGCGGAAGCCTGCAGGCCGGCCGCACCCGCGTTCGCACCGGTCAGGCGCTCGCGACCCTGGCGCGCGAAGCGGTCTTTCTCTTTGGCGACGACCAGCTCGAACGCATCCGCGAATGTGCTGCTGACGACTGCGCCCTCGTCTTCTACGACGAATCACGCTCGAACAACCGCCGCTGGTGCTCGATGCAGCGCTGCGGTAACCGCGCAAAAGTGCGCAGCCACCGTGCTCGCAATGCGGCACGCTGA
- a CDS encoding DUF427 domain-containing protein, translating into MKAVIGDTVIAEAPKEDLLKIEGNWYFPPASVNHELLEKSPTPYHCPWKGDCQYFVVSANGQKYQDRAFSYPNILPGAAERVGKDFSNYVTFWKEVQFVD; encoded by the coding sequence ATGAAGGCAGTAATCGGCGACACCGTCATCGCAGAAGCACCCAAGGAAGATCTCCTCAAGATTGAGGGCAACTGGTACTTCCCACCGGCCAGCGTGAACCACGAACTGCTCGAAAAGAGCCCCACCCCGTACCACTGCCCGTGGAAGGGTGACTGCCAGTACTTCGTAGTCAGCGCCAACGGCCAGAAGTACCAAGACCGCGCGTTCAGCTACCCGAACATCCTCCCGGGCGCCGCAGAGCGCGTCGGCAAGGACTTCTCGAACTACGTCACCTTCTGGAAAGAGGTTCAGTTCGTCGACTAA
- a CDS encoding 2-phosphosulfolactate phosphatase, producing MNDPRTQPQYQVRFGFGRAQAHELSDGADVVVWADALADGSTPAPELPGPFAILSAGTGAATAVAEWVIAQQELKGDRFTVAVIAAGTADGGFTVDDLLAGGAIVDALADAGIDYISPEAASAVAAFTGLKSAHNHLLSASTAGQLLIQDAGRGALDAAIVSNASASFAIVQHSRELVRE from the coding sequence ATGAACGATCCGCGCACCCAACCCCAGTACCAAGTCCGCTTTGGCTTCGGTCGCGCGCAAGCGCACGAGTTGAGCGACGGCGCCGATGTTGTCGTGTGGGCGGATGCTCTCGCCGACGGTTCCACGCCCGCCCCCGAGCTGCCCGGACCGTTCGCGATTCTCAGCGCCGGCACCGGGGCAGCCACAGCCGTCGCCGAATGGGTTATCGCGCAACAAGAGCTCAAAGGTGACCGCTTCACCGTCGCCGTTATTGCTGCCGGAACTGCGGACGGCGGGTTCACCGTCGACGACCTCCTGGCTGGAGGCGCGATTGTGGATGCTCTCGCGGATGCCGGAATTGATTACATTTCTCCGGAAGCGGCATCCGCTGTCGCCGCTTTCACTGGCCTCAAGTCAGCCCACAACCACTTGTTGTCCGCGAGCACGGCGGGTCAGCTGCTGATTCAGGATGCCGGACGCGGCGCCCTCGATGCGGCCATTGTCAGCAATGCTTCAGCCAGTTTTGCCATCGTTCAGCACAGCCGGGAACTCGTTCGGGAATGA
- a CDS encoding alpha/beta hydrolase: MQIDSSAVLWSAPERERAGRPLIVLLHGYGSHEGDLFSLAPALPLGPVIASLRAPIPESGGFSWFPIDLSGGGLPQVSGVDDAANAVLEWLDTQQYTSVSLLGFSQGAAMSLQLLRLAPERFASAVALSGFVASAEHPGDAALTSIRPPVFWGRGTDDPVIPAAAIARTEEWLVDHTRAETRIYEGLAHAISTDELNDFVSFMHGHA; encoded by the coding sequence ATGCAGATCGATTCCTCCGCAGTGCTCTGGTCGGCCCCTGAACGCGAACGGGCCGGCCGCCCGCTCATCGTGCTGTTGCATGGGTACGGCTCCCACGAGGGCGATCTGTTCTCGCTCGCTCCCGCCCTGCCACTCGGCCCCGTGATTGCTTCACTGCGAGCACCGATCCCCGAAAGCGGCGGGTTCTCGTGGTTCCCCATCGATCTGAGCGGCGGCGGACTCCCCCAGGTTTCTGGCGTGGATGACGCAGCTAACGCCGTGCTCGAATGGCTCGATACCCAGCAGTACACGAGTGTGAGCCTCCTCGGTTTCTCGCAAGGGGCCGCCATGTCGCTCCAACTCTTGCGGCTCGCCCCGGAACGCTTCGCGAGTGCCGTCGCACTCTCCGGGTTCGTGGCCAGCGCCGAGCACCCGGGAGATGCGGCGCTCACGAGCATCCGCCCGCCCGTATTTTGGGGTCGAGGTACCGATGACCCGGTGATTCCCGCGGCGGCAATCGCGCGCACCGAAGAGTGGCTCGTCGACCACACACGCGCCGAGACCCGCATTTATGAGGGGCTCGCGCACGCAATCTCTACCGATGAGCTCAACGACTTTGTGAGCTTTATGCACGGGCACGCGTAG
- a CDS encoding NUDIX hydrolase family protein: MSSVGTPDPNSSWLSDEELAETRRRLPLLYVEAVPVRVDGLGRVTEVGTLVRGNDGEITRTLVSGRVMFGETLRDALFRHLEKDLGPMAFPLLPASPTPFMVAEYFPWPGESQFTDPRQHAVSMAYVVPVTGTCEPRQDALELTWLSPAAAVADDVTADMEGGRGALLRAALASVGVLP, from the coding sequence ATGAGCTCCGTCGGCACACCAGACCCCAACTCCTCGTGGCTATCAGACGAAGAGCTCGCTGAGACACGCAGACGCTTACCGCTTCTCTACGTTGAGGCCGTTCCGGTACGCGTGGATGGGCTGGGTCGCGTCACCGAGGTCGGCACCCTGGTGCGCGGCAACGATGGTGAGATCACTCGCACGCTCGTCTCGGGCCGTGTCATGTTTGGCGAGACGTTGCGCGACGCTCTGTTCCGTCATTTGGAAAAGGATCTGGGCCCGATGGCCTTCCCGCTTTTGCCCGCGAGCCCGACCCCGTTCATGGTCGCCGAATACTTTCCGTGGCCCGGCGAAAGCCAGTTCACGGATCCCCGCCAGCACGCCGTCTCGATGGCCTACGTCGTTCCCGTCACCGGCACGTGCGAACCGCGTCAGGATGCGCTCGAGCTCACCTGGTTGAGCCCCGCCGCGGCGGTAGCCGACGACGTGACCGCCGATATGGAAGGCGGCCGCGGAGCACTGCTGCGCGCCGCCCTCGCCTCCGTCGGCGTTCTGCCGTAA
- a CDS encoding DUF1684 domain-containing protein, which produces MTALQVADWRRRNFALYAAIRENPDAASAHADWRAGRDEMFATHPASPLLPEDLRDFTGLPFEPYDSAWRFEASIVPGDGRRMDVETGTDGVVPFDLLGTVEIESVGSLDVWRLASYGGGIFIPVKDALSRVKGGTYGGGRYLLDTVKGADLGPGSTPESLVLDFNFAYNPSCAYDPAWACPLAQAGNTLAGQVPVGERY; this is translated from the coding sequence ATGACCGCTCTTCAGGTAGCCGACTGGCGCCGCCGCAACTTTGCTCTCTACGCCGCTATTCGTGAGAACCCGGATGCCGCGAGCGCCCACGCCGACTGGCGTGCGGGACGAGATGAGATGTTCGCCACGCATCCAGCCTCGCCGCTGTTGCCGGAGGACCTGCGCGATTTCACCGGGCTGCCGTTTGAGCCGTACGATTCCGCCTGGCGCTTCGAGGCATCCATTGTTCCGGGCGACGGTCGCCGTATGGACGTCGAGACGGGAACGGATGGCGTGGTGCCGTTCGACCTACTCGGTACGGTCGAAATTGAGTCGGTTGGCTCGCTCGATGTGTGGCGTCTGGCCTCGTATGGCGGCGGTATCTTCATCCCCGTGAAGGATGCTCTTTCTCGCGTGAAAGGCGGAACCTACGGTGGTGGCCGCTACCTTCTCGACACCGTGAAGGGTGCCGATCTGGGGCCGGGCAGCACGCCCGAGTCGCTCGTGCTCGACTTCAACTTTGCGTACAACCCGTCTTGCGCCTACGACCCCGCGTGGGCGTGCCCGCTCGCCCAAGCCGGCAATACTCTGGCTGGGCAAGTGCCGGTAGGCGAGCGTTACTAG
- a CDS encoding DEAD/DEAH box helicase → MTEQTFSSLGVPAPLVAALAADGKTTPFPIQLDTLPDTLNGRDVLGRGKTGSGKTLAFSLPMVARLGGKLSGGKRRPGRPLGLVLAPTRELATQISAVIEPLAAAYGLNTTTIFGGVSQNRQVAALKAGVDIVVACPGRLEDLMKQGFVSLDAIEITVLDEADHMADLGFLPVVTRILDKTPSNGQRMLFSATLDNGVDKLVRRFLHNEVLHSVDEANSHVSAMTHHVFETESVESKRVLIEKLASGTGRRILFMRTKHHAKKLARQLTDAGIPAVDLHGNLSQVARDRNLAAFSAGDVKVLVATDVAARGVHVDNIELVIHVDPPAEHKAYLHRSGRTARAGEEGDVVTIVLPTQRKDTAALLRKAAITVTPQHVNAKSEAVVALTGEVAEYVKPEPRAAAPARGQSQGGRSQGANAQRKRSRRGGEGAGFYEGERDGGREGGRGGAGGRGGNGGGGARGGRNGAARDGAREGAREGGRDGARGGQQRNDRQGSGRGAVVAGSGSSEQRSTHQPRQQQSEAPSRPRGGKGRAQAGNGGPVRVGQVVRPNRRASSSGR, encoded by the coding sequence TTGACTGAACAAACTTTTAGCTCGCTTGGCGTACCCGCCCCTCTCGTTGCTGCTCTTGCAGCCGATGGCAAGACCACGCCGTTCCCCATCCAGCTCGACACCCTTCCCGACACCCTCAACGGCCGCGACGTACTCGGCCGCGGTAAGACGGGCTCGGGCAAGACCCTCGCCTTCTCGCTTCCCATGGTTGCTCGCCTCGGCGGCAAGCTTTCGGGTGGCAAGCGCCGCCCGGGTCGCCCGCTGGGACTCGTACTCGCCCCGACCCGTGAACTCGCCACGCAGATCTCTGCTGTGATCGAACCTCTCGCTGCCGCGTATGGCCTCAACACCACCACGATCTTCGGTGGCGTCAGCCAGAACCGCCAGGTTGCGGCTCTCAAGGCCGGCGTCGACATCGTCGTTGCCTGCCCCGGTCGCCTCGAAGACCTCATGAAGCAGGGCTTCGTGAGCCTCGACGCGATCGAGATCACCGTGCTTGACGAGGCCGACCACATGGCCGACCTCGGCTTCTTGCCCGTCGTCACCCGCATCCTCGACAAGACCCCGAGCAATGGACAGCGCATGCTGTTCAGCGCCACCCTCGACAACGGTGTAGACAAGCTGGTTCGCCGCTTCCTGCACAACGAGGTTCTGCACTCGGTCGACGAAGCAAACTCGCACGTCTCCGCCATGACCCACCACGTCTTCGAGACCGAAAGCGTTGAATCGAAGCGCGTTCTCATCGAAAAGCTTGCTTCGGGCACCGGCCGCCGCATCCTCTTCATGCGCACCAAGCACCACGCCAAGAAGCTGGCACGCCAGTTGACGGACGCCGGAATCCCCGCCGTCGACCTCCACGGAAACCTCTCGCAGGTTGCCCGTGACCGCAACCTCGCCGCGTTCTCCGCTGGCGACGTGAAGGTGCTTGTTGCTACGGACGTCGCAGCGCGCGGCGTGCACGTGGACAACATTGAGCTGGTCATCCACGTTGACCCGCCGGCCGAACACAAGGCGTACCTGCACCGCAGTGGCCGTACCGCTCGTGCCGGAGAAGAGGGCGACGTCGTGACGATCGTTCTTCCAACCCAGCGCAAAGACACTGCAGCACTGTTGCGTAAGGCCGCCATCACGGTGACCCCGCAGCACGTCAACGCCAAGTCAGAAGCCGTTGTGGCCCTGACCGGTGAGGTCGCCGAATACGTGAAGCCTGAGCCTCGCGCCGCAGCTCCCGCCCGTGGCCAGTCGCAGGGTGGACGCTCGCAGGGTGCCAACGCCCAGCGCAAGCGTTCGCGCCGCGGTGGCGAAGGTGCCGGATTCTACGAAGGCGAACGCGATGGTGGCCGTGAGGGTGGCCGTGGTGGCGCCGGTGGTCGTGGCGGCAACGGTGGCGGTGGCGCTCGTGGCGGCCGTAACGGTGCAGCACGCGATGGTGCTCGTGAGGGTGCTCGTGAGGGTGGCCGCGACGGTGCTCGCGGTGGCCAGCAGCGTAACGATCGTCAAGGCTCCGGCCGTGGCGCAGTCGTTGCCGGTTCGGGTTCGAGCGAACAGCGTTCGACTCACCAGCCTCGCCAGCAGCAGTCCGAAGCCCCCTCGCGTCCGCGCGGTGGCAAGGGTCGCGCTCAGGCCGGCAACGGTGGACCGGTTCGCGTCGGCCAGGTCGTACGACCCAACCGTCGTGCCTCGAGCAGCGGGCGCTAA
- a CDS encoding DNA topoisomerase IB: protein MPRLRRSNTTGRGYSRKRSGKGFSYSDPAGATVTESELKTRFAALGIPPAWTDVWICPYENGHVLATGFDEAGRRQYIYHPAWRERQDRVKFDRALELAAVLPGARGVVTRTLRASEDPRERTLAAAFRMLDTGSLRVGSERYAEEHGSHGLSTLLCDHVTVIGDRVQLCFPAKSGQQWESEIVDADLAEFIRRRLRSAPDASVLSWREGRERRALTAVDINAYVRERTGGDFTAKDFRTLRGTIAAASSLAVSTAATDVAVKKLSQRARAGLIRQAMEAAAEVLGNTPAIAKKSYVDPRIVDLFSAGETIDARRLASAESEVRALLSRDK from the coding sequence GTGCCTCGACTGCGGCGGAGCAATACAACAGGGCGCGGGTACTCGCGCAAGCGATCAGGTAAGGGATTTAGCTACAGCGACCCTGCGGGCGCAACGGTTACCGAATCAGAGCTGAAGACCCGGTTTGCCGCGCTCGGCATCCCGCCCGCCTGGACCGACGTGTGGATCTGCCCCTACGAAAACGGGCACGTTCTGGCCACCGGTTTCGATGAAGCGGGCCGCCGCCAGTACATCTACCACCCGGCCTGGCGCGAACGTCAAGATCGCGTGAAGTTTGACCGCGCCCTCGAGCTTGCCGCTGTACTGCCCGGTGCGCGCGGCGTCGTCACTCGCACGCTGCGTGCGAGCGAGGACCCTCGCGAACGCACCCTGGCCGCAGCCTTTCGGATGCTCGACACGGGCTCCCTGCGCGTCGGCAGCGAACGTTATGCCGAAGAGCACGGCAGTCACGGCCTTTCCACGCTGCTGTGCGATCACGTCACCGTGATCGGAGACCGCGTACAGCTCTGCTTCCCCGCCAAGAGCGGGCAACAGTGGGAAAGTGAAATTGTGGATGCCGACCTCGCCGAGTTCATCCGGCGTCGCCTTCGCAGCGCTCCCGATGCTTCGGTTCTCTCGTGGCGCGAAGGCCGCGAGCGCCGTGCCCTCACCGCGGTGGACATCAATGCCTACGTTCGCGAACGCACGGGCGGCGACTTTACGGCGAAAGACTTTCGCACGCTGCGTGGCACGATTGCGGCGGCGTCGAGTCTGGCGGTGAGCACGGCTGCTACCGACGTGGCCGTGAAGAAACTAAGCCAACGGGCGCGCGCGGGATTGATTCGGCAAGCGATGGAGGCCGCCGCCGAAGTGCTCGGCAATACTCCGGCTATCGCCAAGAAGAGCTACGTCGACCCTCGAATCGTTGACCTGTTCTCGGCGGGCGAGACTATCGATGCTCGGCGGCTCGCCTCCGCCGAGAGTGAAGTGCGGGCGCTGCTCTCCCGAGACAAGTAA
- a CDS encoding SprT-like domain-containing protein has product MAELSRVRVWADALIRLHLDDSWQFTFDNAKTRAGLCNFTHKRISVSRYLAARYEDDEIHQILLHEIAHAMAGSGAGHGAQWKAVAKELGYEGKRLHGGAIADEFAPWVGTCPAGHQHHRYRKPTRVLACGLCSRKFSTANRIDWVHRVVARPRG; this is encoded by the coding sequence GTGGCTGAACTTTCCCGAGTGCGCGTGTGGGCGGATGCTCTCATTCGATTGCACTTGGATGACAGTTGGCAGTTCACCTTCGACAACGCCAAAACGCGGGCCGGGCTCTGCAACTTCACGCACAAGCGCATTTCGGTGTCGCGATATTTGGCGGCGCGGTACGAGGATGACGAGATTCACCAGATTCTGCTGCACGAGATCGCGCACGCCATGGCTGGCTCCGGTGCCGGGCACGGAGCGCAATGGAAGGCCGTAGCGAAAGAGCTCGGCTACGAGGGCAAGCGACTGCACGGTGGAGCGATCGCCGATGAGTTTGCACCTTGGGTTGGCACCTGCCCGGCCGGTCACCAGCATCACCGCTATCGCAAACCGACCCGTGTTCTCGCGTGCGGGCTCTGCTCGCGCAAGTTCAGCACGGCCAATCGCATTGACTGGGTGCACCGGGTGGTGGCGCGGCCGCGCGGTTAG
- a CDS encoding signal peptidase I, whose amino-acid sequence MSDLSTRAAARDTANADEEKSRGILYYLGMGISGGLFALVLLVGALVIIVPNLAGALPLTVLTSSMEPNLPPGTLIVVKPLETDAIVVGDVITYQIESGKAGVITHRVTGITNSSDGSRTFTLKGDNNDVADELQVLPVQVQGKLWYSVPWIGYVSNFVNGNAKSWLIPVIAIGLFVYAGFMIASGIISGARKRKRRRARAQREAERAASIAAATEADAVEPADNRVRFD is encoded by the coding sequence ATGTCTGACCTCTCGACTCGTGCAGCCGCCCGTGACACCGCCAACGCTGACGAAGAAAAGTCCCGCGGAATTCTTTACTACCTGGGCATGGGTATTAGTGGCGGCCTCTTCGCTCTGGTGCTGCTGGTGGGGGCGCTCGTCATCATCGTTCCCAACCTCGCGGGCGCATTGCCTCTGACAGTGCTGACAAGCTCGATGGAGCCGAACCTGCCGCCCGGCACGCTCATCGTCGTCAAGCCGCTCGAGACTGATGCGATCGTCGTGGGAGACGTCATCACCTACCAAATCGAATCTGGCAAGGCGGGCGTCATCACGCACCGCGTTACCGGAATCACCAACTCAAGCGACGGCAGCCGCACCTTCACTTTGAAGGGCGACAACAACGACGTCGCCGACGAGCTGCAAGTTTTGCCCGTTCAGGTGCAGGGCAAGCTCTGGTACAGCGTTCCGTGGATCGGTTACGTCAGCAATTTCGTCAACGGCAATGCGAAGAGCTGGCTCATACCCGTGATCGCCATCGGCCTCTTCGTCTACGCCGGGTTCATGATCGCCAGCGGAATCATTTCGGGCGCCCGCAAGCGCAAGCGTCGCCGGGCCCGCGCTCAGCGTGAAGCCGAGCGTGCAGCATCCATCGCAGCAGCAACCGAAGCGGATGCGGTCGAGCCAGCCGATAACCGCGTGCGGTTCGACTAG